One Paraburkholderia sp. IMGN_8 DNA window includes the following coding sequences:
- a CDS encoding HPr family phosphocarrier protein — protein sequence MLQQETTIVNKLGLHARASAKLTQLAGNYQAEIWMSRNGRRINAKSIMGVMMLAAGIGSTVMIETEGADEKDAMDALLKLIADKFGEGQ from the coding sequence ATGCTGCAACAGGAAACGACTATCGTGAACAAGCTGGGGCTGCACGCGCGCGCGTCGGCCAAGTTGACGCAACTCGCAGGCAACTACCAGGCGGAAATCTGGATGAGCCGTAATGGCCGCCGCATCAATGCCAAGAGCATCATGGGCGTGATGATGCTGGCCGCGGGTATCGGCAGCACCGTGATGATCGAAACGGAAGGCGCCGACGAAAAAGATGCGATGGACGCATTGTTGAAACTGATTGCCGATAAATTCGGCGAGGGTCAGTGA
- a CDS encoding PTS mannose transporter subunit IIA, whose protein sequence is MAGILIIAHAPFATALRDCISHIYGGLPARIGVIDVSPDCDPAQMVAFAHAEIERLKEENGALVLTDMFGATPANIAGRLASVPNVRVLCGVNLPMLVRAVCYRATPLDTLVDKALDGATKGVHAIGPATPAPVAPTAGSGDCLPAVPPAACPTQKAGSTGL, encoded by the coding sequence ATGGCAGGCATTCTGATCATTGCGCACGCTCCGTTCGCCACCGCGTTGCGCGATTGTATTTCGCACATCTACGGTGGCTTGCCGGCTCGCATCGGCGTGATCGACGTATCGCCGGATTGCGATCCCGCACAGATGGTCGCGTTCGCGCACGCCGAAATCGAGCGGCTCAAGGAGGAAAACGGCGCGCTCGTGCTCACCGACATGTTCGGTGCGACGCCGGCGAATATCGCCGGGCGTCTCGCTTCGGTGCCGAATGTGCGCGTACTGTGTGGCGTCAATTTGCCGATGCTGGTGCGCGCGGTCTGTTACCGCGCCACGCCGCTCGACACGCTGGTCGACAAAGCGCTCGACGGCGCGACCAAAGGCGTGCATGCAATCGGGCCCGCCACGCCGGCGCCGGTCGCGCCAACTGCAGGTTCCGGCGACTGTTTGCCCGCCGTGCCGCCCGCGGCTTGCCCGACGCAGAAGGCCGGCTCGACCGGGTTGTAA
- the gshB gene encoding glutathione synthase codes for MDILFIADPLTQFKIYKDSTYAMMAEAARRGHTLYTCEPKHLAWTGGDVEANVQRFAIVGDGADLHRDTWYAAEAAAPRTLKRFSAVVMRKDPPFDMEYVTSTWLLELAERGGARIFNKPQAIRDHSEKLAIGEFAQFVTPTLVTRDATRLRAFHEEHGDVILKPLDGMGGMGVFRVKADGMNLGAIIEMLSHDGARSVMAQKFIPDIKDGDKRILLIGGEAVPFSLARIPQGNEVRGNLAAGGLGVARPLTEHDRKIANTLAPVLAARGLLLVGLDAIGDWLTEVNVTSPTCFREIMDQTGFDVAAMFIDALERAAG; via the coding sequence ATGGACATTCTTTTCATCGCCGATCCGCTCACGCAGTTCAAGATCTACAAAGACTCGACTTACGCGATGATGGCTGAAGCCGCGCGCCGCGGTCACACGCTGTACACGTGCGAGCCGAAGCATCTGGCGTGGACGGGCGGCGACGTCGAGGCGAACGTGCAGCGCTTTGCGATTGTCGGCGACGGGGCGGACCTGCATCGCGACACGTGGTACGCGGCCGAAGCGGCAGCGCCGCGAACGCTTAAGCGCTTCAGCGCGGTGGTGATGCGCAAGGACCCGCCGTTCGACATGGAATACGTGACGTCGACGTGGCTTCTGGAACTGGCCGAACGTGGCGGCGCGCGCATCTTCAACAAGCCGCAGGCGATTCGCGATCACTCGGAAAAGCTGGCGATCGGCGAGTTCGCGCAGTTCGTCACGCCCACGCTGGTCACACGCGACGCTACCCGCTTGCGAGCGTTCCATGAAGAACACGGCGACGTGATCCTCAAGCCGCTCGACGGCATGGGCGGCATGGGCGTGTTCCGCGTGAAGGCCGACGGCATGAATCTCGGCGCAATCATCGAGATGCTGAGCCACGATGGCGCTCGCTCGGTGATGGCGCAAAAATTCATCCCGGACATCAAGGACGGTGACAAGCGCATTCTGCTGATTGGTGGCGAGGCGGTGCCGTTTTCGCTTGCGCGGATTCCTCAGGGCAATGAAGTGCGCGGCAATCTGGCCGCGGGCGGCCTGGGTGTGGCGCGACCGCTCACCGAGCACGACCGCAAGATCGCCAACACGCTCGCACCGGTGCTCGCCGCGCGCGGCCTGCTGCTGGTCGGGCTGGACGCGATCGGCGACTGGCTCACCGAAGTCAACGTGACCAGCCCGACCTGCTTCCGCGAAATCATGGATCAGACCGGATTCGACGTTGCCGCAATGTTCATCGACGCATTGGAGCGCGCGGCAGGGTGA
- the gshA gene encoding glutamate--cysteine ligase → MVPHLVTALNGPLLDLERKILDATPAIERWFRLEWQEHTPPFYCSVDLRNAGFKLAPVDTNLFPGAFNNLPQEVLPLAVQAAMASIEKICPDAKNLLVIPERHTRNAFYLENVARLAAIMRQAGLNVRFGTLDESIVGPVTIALSDGQKLVLEPLERTPRRLGLKNFDPCSILLNNDLSGGIPPVLENLHEQYLLPPLHAGWAVRRKSTHFSCYDDVAKKFAKMVEIDPWMINPYFAHVEGVDFQERTGEEALADAIDGVLKKIARKYREYGISEKPYVVIKSDAGTYGMGVMTVHDASEVAALTKRERAKMATTKDGLEVHDVIVQEGVYTFERIGEEVAEPVVYMIDRYVVGGFYRVHGSRERDQNLNAPGMHFVPLGFEHTALPDAHAKPGAAPPNRFYMYGVVARLGLLAASVELEKTDPEAIQV, encoded by the coding sequence ATGGTTCCGCACCTAGTTACGGCGTTAAACGGCCCGCTGCTCGACCTCGAGCGGAAGATCCTCGACGCCACACCCGCCATCGAACGCTGGTTCCGGCTCGAATGGCAGGAGCACACGCCGCCGTTCTACTGTTCTGTCGATCTGCGTAACGCGGGTTTCAAGCTCGCACCGGTCGATACCAATCTGTTTCCCGGCGCGTTCAACAACCTGCCGCAGGAAGTGTTGCCGCTCGCCGTGCAGGCCGCGATGGCATCGATCGAGAAGATCTGCCCGGACGCGAAGAATCTGCTGGTGATTCCCGAGCGCCATACGCGCAACGCGTTTTATCTTGAGAACGTCGCCCGTTTGGCAGCGATCATGCGCCAGGCGGGTTTGAACGTGCGTTTCGGCACGCTCGACGAAAGCATCGTCGGGCCGGTCACGATCGCGCTGTCGGACGGGCAGAAGCTCGTACTCGAACCGCTCGAGCGCACGCCGCGCCGCCTCGGTCTGAAGAACTTCGACCCTTGCTCGATTCTGCTGAACAATGATCTGTCGGGCGGGATTCCGCCCGTGCTGGAAAATCTGCACGAACAGTATCTGTTGCCGCCGCTGCACGCGGGCTGGGCGGTGCGCCGCAAATCGACGCATTTCTCCTGCTATGACGACGTCGCGAAGAAATTCGCAAAGATGGTCGAGATCGACCCGTGGATGATCAATCCGTACTTCGCGCACGTCGAAGGCGTCGACTTCCAGGAACGCACCGGTGAAGAAGCGCTGGCAGACGCGATCGACGGCGTACTGAAGAAGATCGCCAGGAAGTATCGCGAGTACGGCATCTCCGAAAAACCGTATGTCGTCATCAAGTCGGATGCGGGCACCTATGGCATGGGTGTGATGACCGTGCACGATGCGTCGGAAGTGGCCGCGCTCACCAAGCGCGAACGCGCCAAGATGGCGACCACCAAAGACGGCCTCGAAGTGCACGACGTCATCGTGCAGGAAGGCGTGTACACCTTCGAGCGCATCGGCGAAGAAGTCGCCGAGCCGGTCGTGTATATGATCGACCGCTATGTGGTGGGCGGCTTCTACCGCGTGCACGGCAGCCGTGAGCGCGATCAGAATCTGAACGCGCCCGGCATGCACTTCGTGCCGCTCGGCTTCGAGCATACGGCGCTGCCGGACGCGCACGCCAAGCCTGGCGCGGCGCCGCCGAACCGCTTCTATATGTACGGCGTGGTGGCGCGGCTGGGGTTGCTGGCCGCATCGGTCGAACTGGAAAAGACCGATCCGGAAGCGATTCAGGTCTGA
- a CDS encoding ammonium transporter, translating to MRKLLMSLLMAGSLLAGGIGAALADDASAPAAASAAASDTAASAPAPEASAAPAAAAASAPAAEASAAPAASAAAAPDASAASAAAAPAAPTAPFSVDSSKINSGDTAWMLTSTALVLFMTIPGLALFYGGMVRKKSVLAILMQSFAITCLVSIIWVVVGYSLAFTPGGSFIGGLSRFFMAGMNYIHGDKATTLTVSHLAPTIPETVYCVYQMTFAIITPALITGAFADRMKFSAMLVFMTLWSIIVYSPIAHMVWEPSGWLASAGILDFAGGTVVHINAGIAALVCALVLGKRVGYGKEAMAPHNLTLTLIGGAMLWVGWFGFNAGSAVAADGRAGFAMFATQVATAAAALAWMFAEWAAKGKPSVLGIVSGAVAGLVAITPASGFVGMTGSLVIGIAAGVICFWSATWLKHKLGYDDSLDAFGVHCIGGIVGALLTGVFAVKDIGGADGSIVLQAKGVLTTLIYSGVVSFILLKIIDMVIGLRVTEEQEREGLDVTLHGEHVE from the coding sequence ATGCGCAAATTATTGATGTCCTTGCTGATGGCCGGTTCGCTGCTCGCGGGCGGTATCGGCGCCGCCCTTGCGGACGACGCTTCCGCCCCCGCAGCCGCTTCGGCCGCTGCTTCCGATACGGCGGCGAGCGCGCCGGCGCCTGAGGCTTCGGCGGCACCTGCCGCTGCCGCGGCTTCGGCACCGGCCGCGGAAGCGTCCGCTGCACCGGCTGCCAGCGCCGCAGCCGCACCTGATGCATCGGCCGCATCCGCTGCCGCCGCGCCGGCAGCCCCGACCGCGCCGTTCTCGGTCGATTCGTCGAAGATCAATTCGGGCGACACCGCCTGGATGCTGACCTCCACCGCGCTCGTGCTGTTCATGACGATCCCGGGTCTGGCGCTGTTCTACGGCGGCATGGTCCGCAAGAAGAGCGTGCTCGCGATCCTGATGCAAAGCTTCGCGATCACCTGCCTTGTGTCGATCATCTGGGTCGTGGTGGGCTACAGCCTCGCCTTCACCCCGGGCGGTTCGTTCATCGGTGGCTTGTCACGCTTCTTCATGGCGGGCATGAACTACATCCACGGCGACAAGGCGACGACGCTGACCGTCAGCCACCTTGCACCGACGATTCCGGAAACGGTCTACTGCGTCTATCAGATGACGTTCGCGATCATTACCCCGGCACTGATCACGGGCGCGTTTGCCGATCGCATGAAGTTTTCGGCGATGCTGGTGTTCATGACGCTGTGGTCGATCATCGTCTACTCGCCGATCGCGCATATGGTCTGGGAACCGAGCGGCTGGCTGGCTAGCGCGGGCATCCTCGACTTCGCGGGCGGCACGGTGGTGCACATCAACGCCGGTATCGCGGCGCTGGTCTGCGCTCTGGTGCTCGGCAAGCGTGTCGGCTACGGCAAGGAAGCGATGGCGCCGCACAACCTGACGCTCACGCTGATCGGCGGCGCCATGCTGTGGGTAGGCTGGTTCGGCTTCAACGCGGGTTCGGCAGTGGCGGCTGACGGCCGTGCCGGCTTCGCGATGTTCGCAACGCAAGTGGCAACCGCAGCGGCAGCGCTCGCCTGGATGTTCGCTGAATGGGCCGCCAAGGGTAAGCCGTCGGTGCTCGGTATCGTGTCGGGTGCCGTGGCAGGTCTGGTGGCGATTACGCCGGCTTCGGGCTTCGTCGGTATGACGGGTTCACTCGTGATCGGCATCGCGGCAGGCGTGATCTGCTTCTGGTCGGCTACGTGGCTCAAGCACAAGCTCGGTTACGACGACTCGCTCGACGCGTTCGGCGTGCACTGCATCGGCGGTATCGTGGGTGCGCTTCTGACCGGTGTGTTCGCGGTCAAGGACATCGGCGGCGCGGACGGCAGCATCGTTCTGCAGGCGAAGGGCGTGTTGACGACGCTGATCTACAGCGGCGTGGTGAGCTTCATCCTGCTGAAGATCATCGACATGGTGATCGGCCTGCGCGTGACGGAAGAACAGGAACGCGAAGGTCTGGACGTGACGCTACACGGCGAACACGTCGAATAA
- a CDS encoding P-II family nitrogen regulator: MKLITAIIKPFKLDEAREALSAIGVSGITVTEVKGFGRQKGHTELYRGAEYVVDFLPKVKIEAAVSDDIVDQAIEALERAARTGKIGDGKIFVTPIEQVIRIRTGETGADAL, translated from the coding sequence ATGAAACTCATTACCGCAATCATCAAGCCGTTCAAGCTCGATGAGGCGCGCGAAGCCTTGTCGGCCATCGGCGTCTCGGGCATCACGGTGACGGAAGTCAAAGGCTTTGGCCGTCAGAAGGGCCACACGGAGCTGTATCGGGGCGCCGAATATGTGGTCGATTTCCTGCCGAAGGTGAAGATCGAGGCAGCTGTCTCGGACGACATCGTCGACCAGGCGATCGAAGCGCTCGAACGCGCGGCGCGCACCGGCAAGATCGGCGACGGCAAGATTTTTGTCACGCCGATCGAGCAAGTGATTCGGATCCGCACCGGGGAGACCGGCGCGGACGCTCTGTAA
- a CDS encoding accessory factor UbiK family protein: protein MKQPNDVFNDFQARMSELFKNSPAKDVERNVKAMLSQGFSKLDLVTREEFDTQTQVLVRTRARLEELERRVAELEQKLPVTTQTP, encoded by the coding sequence ATGAAACAACCGAACGATGTCTTTAACGATTTCCAGGCACGCATGAGCGAGCTGTTCAAGAACTCGCCGGCCAAAGATGTCGAACGCAACGTCAAAGCCATGCTGTCGCAGGGTTTTTCGAAGCTCGACCTGGTCACGCGTGAGGAATTCGATACGCAAACCCAGGTGCTGGTGCGCACCCGCGCGCGCCTCGAGGAGCTGGAGCGCCGCGTCGCCGAACTCGAGCAGAAGCTGCCGGTGACGACGCAAACGCCGTAA
- a CDS encoding YifB family Mg chelatase-like AAA ATPase, whose amino-acid sequence MSLAVVRSRAPASGRAPEVTVEVHLANGLPSFSIVGLPDLEVRESRERVRAALQNCGFDFPVRRITVNLAPADLPKESGRFDLPIALGILAASGQIPAESLLHREFAGELSLTGALRPMRGAFAMACGTARSGASNGASITAGEQSAAGTPARHAAQLYLPAASAAEAALVPGVDVYGAADLPSLCAHLAEAPDARLYPVTAPDLTESAPVVVPDMADVIGQRGARRALEVAAAGGHHVLMVGPPGAGKSMLAARLPSLLPPMTDDEALSSAALLSASRSGFTPSQWRQRPFRAPHHSSSAAALVGGRNPPQPGEITLAHLGVLFLDELPEFDRHVLETLREPLEAGRITISRAALQADFPAACQLIAAMNPCPCGWRGDPNGRCRCTPEIAARYLRKLSGPLVDRIDIQIEIPALGAAELSARKTVSAEASAAIAERVGAARARQLARQGKTNRELGGREVDDVCRPDTAGEALLREAGERFRWSARAYYRVLKVARTIADLAGEATPSAAQIGEAIQYRRAFGSV is encoded by the coding sequence ATGTCGCTTGCCGTGGTGCGCAGTCGCGCGCCGGCCTCTGGCCGCGCGCCTGAAGTAACCGTCGAGGTTCACCTCGCGAACGGATTACCCTCCTTTTCGATCGTCGGCCTTCCTGATCTGGAAGTGCGCGAAAGCCGCGAGCGCGTGCGCGCGGCGCTGCAGAACTGCGGCTTCGATTTCCCTGTCCGGCGCATCACAGTCAATCTCGCTCCCGCCGATTTGCCGAAAGAGTCCGGCCGCTTCGACCTGCCGATCGCGCTGGGCATTCTGGCGGCAAGCGGGCAGATTCCGGCGGAATCGTTACTGCACCGTGAATTTGCCGGCGAACTGTCGCTGACCGGCGCGCTGCGACCCATGCGCGGCGCTTTCGCGATGGCCTGCGGGACGGCGCGCAGCGGCGCTTCTAACGGCGCCTCTATTACTGCGGGCGAGCAGTCGGCGGCAGGGACGCCAGCTCGGCACGCCGCGCAGCTTTATCTTCCAGCCGCCAGCGCCGCGGAAGCCGCGCTTGTACCCGGCGTCGATGTCTACGGCGCCGCCGATCTGCCGTCGCTGTGCGCCCATCTGGCCGAAGCACCCGACGCCCGGCTCTATCCTGTCACCGCGCCCGACCTTACCGAGAGCGCGCCCGTGGTGGTCCCCGACATGGCCGACGTGATCGGCCAGCGCGGCGCGCGCCGCGCACTCGAGGTCGCCGCCGCCGGCGGTCATCACGTCCTGATGGTGGGACCGCCCGGCGCGGGCAAATCGATGCTTGCCGCGCGCCTGCCAAGCCTGCTCCCGCCGATGACCGACGATGAGGCGCTCAGCTCCGCCGCCTTGCTGTCAGCCAGCCGGTCCGGCTTTACGCCTTCCCAGTGGCGGCAACGGCCATTTCGCGCGCCGCATCACTCATCGAGCGCGGCTGCGCTGGTCGGCGGACGCAATCCACCGCAACCCGGCGAAATCACGCTGGCACATCTGGGCGTGCTGTTCCTCGACGAACTGCCGGAATTCGACCGTCATGTGCTGGAAACGCTGCGTGAGCCGCTCGAAGCGGGCCGCATCACGATTTCGCGCGCGGCGTTGCAAGCGGATTTCCCGGCGGCCTGCCAATTGATAGCCGCCATGAATCCCTGTCCGTGCGGATGGCGCGGCGACCCCAACGGCCGTTGCCGTTGCACGCCGGAGATTGCGGCGCGCTATCTGCGCAAGCTGTCTGGGCCGCTGGTCGACCGGATCGATATCCAGATCGAGATTCCCGCGCTTGGCGCCGCAGAACTGTCCGCGCGCAAGACAGTCAGCGCAGAAGCGAGCGCGGCGATAGCGGAAAGGGTAGGCGCGGCGCGAGCGCGGCAACTGGCACGCCAGGGCAAAACCAATCGCGAACTGGGGGGGCGTGAAGTAGACGACGTTTGCCGCCCCGACACAGCCGGTGAAGCATTGTTGCGCGAAGCAGGCGAGCGCTTCAGATGGTCAGCGCGCGCTTACTACCGGGTCCTGAAGGTGGCCCGGACCATCGCCGACCTTGCAGGGGAAGCTACGCCAAGTGCTGCGCAGATCGGCGAAGCGATCCAATATCGGCGGGCTTTTGGCTCCGTATAA
- a CDS encoding TlpA disulfide reductase family protein: MSSTPSTAARRASPLRYIIMAVVAAAIAIAGYFAFAGQQRVPDATFTLLSGQKVSTADLKGKVYLVNFWATSCDTCMKEMPQMVQTYNRFKGKGLEFVAVAMNYDAPMYVTNYTQTRQLPFKVAMDDGSAAKQFGNVQLTPTTFVVDKDGKILKRYVGEPQFAELDQLLEKALNAA, translated from the coding sequence ATGAGCTCCACCCCGTCCACTGCCGCCCGCCGCGCGAGTCCGCTTCGTTACATCATCATGGCCGTCGTAGCCGCCGCGATCGCCATTGCCGGCTATTTCGCCTTTGCCGGCCAGCAACGCGTGCCCGATGCGACCTTCACTTTGCTGTCCGGCCAGAAAGTCTCGACCGCCGATCTGAAGGGCAAGGTCTACCTGGTCAACTTCTGGGCGACCAGCTGCGACACCTGCATGAAGGAAATGCCGCAGATGGTCCAGACCTATAACCGCTTCAAGGGCAAAGGGCTGGAATTCGTCGCGGTCGCGATGAACTACGACGCGCCGATGTACGTGACGAACTACACGCAAACGCGCCAGTTGCCGTTCAAGGTTGCAATGGACGACGGCTCGGCCGCCAAGCAGTTCGGCAACGTCCAGCTCACGCCGACCACCTTCGTGGTCGACAAGGACGGCAAGATTCTCAAGCGTTATGTCGGTGAGCCGCAATTCGCGGAACTCGACCAGCTGTTGGAAAAAGCGCTGAACGCGGCCTGA
- a CDS encoding sigma-54 dependent transcriptional regulator, whose amino-acid sequence MLNHGLQVLYIEDDELVRRASVQSLQLAGFDVIGHASAESAARMISADFSGVIVSDIRLPGASGLDLLAQCHERAPDVPVILVTGHGDISMAVQAMRDGAYDFIEKPFASERLIETVRRALERRTLVLENLALRRELAEQNTVAPRIIGRSPAIEQVRRLIANVAPTDASVLINGDTGAGKELIARSLHELSPRRDKPFIAVNCGALPEPMFESEMFGYEPGAFTGAAKRRIGKLEHASGGTLFLDEIESMPLALQVKLLRVLQDGVLERLGSNQPIRVDCRVVAAAKGDMAEHVADGSFRRDLLYRLNVVTIALPPLGERREDIVPLFEHFLLDAAVRYQRPAPILTDRQRASLMQRDWPGNVRELRNAADRFVLGIADDPVMSFGDEDAAAQPLKERVEQFERAVIAEALEQVGGVVAVAADKLQLGKATLYEKIKRYGLAAKGEGER is encoded by the coding sequence ATGCTGAACCACGGCTTGCAAGTGCTGTATATCGAGGACGACGAACTGGTGCGCCGCGCCAGCGTGCAGAGCCTGCAACTGGCGGGGTTCGACGTGATCGGCCATGCGTCGGCGGAATCCGCGGCCAGGATGATCAGCGCGGATTTCTCCGGCGTGATCGTCAGCGATATCCGCTTGCCGGGCGCGAGCGGTCTCGATCTGCTCGCGCAATGCCATGAGCGGGCGCCGGACGTGCCGGTGATTCTGGTCACCGGCCACGGCGACATTTCGATGGCCGTGCAGGCCATGCGCGACGGCGCGTATGACTTCATCGAGAAGCCGTTCGCGTCCGAGCGTTTGATCGAGACCGTGCGACGGGCTTTGGAGCGCCGCACGCTGGTGCTGGAAAACCTCGCGCTGCGTCGTGAACTGGCGGAACAGAACACGGTGGCGCCGCGCATCATCGGCCGCAGTCCGGCGATCGAGCAGGTGCGGCGGCTGATTGCGAACGTTGCGCCGACCGATGCGTCGGTGCTGATCAACGGCGACACCGGCGCGGGCAAAGAGTTGATTGCGCGCAGCCTGCACGAACTGTCGCCGCGTCGCGACAAGCCATTTATCGCGGTCAATTGCGGTGCGTTGCCGGAGCCGATGTTCGAGTCGGAAATGTTCGGCTACGAACCGGGTGCGTTTACGGGCGCGGCAAAACGGCGCATCGGCAAGCTCGAACACGCGTCGGGCGGCACATTGTTCCTCGACGAAATCGAGAGCATGCCGCTCGCTTTGCAGGTCAAGCTGCTGCGTGTTCTGCAGGACGGCGTGCTGGAACGGCTCGGGTCCAATCAGCCGATCCGCGTGGATTGCCGCGTGGTTGCCGCCGCGAAGGGCGATATGGCCGAGCATGTCGCGGACGGCTCGTTCCGGCGCGACTTGCTGTATCGGCTGAATGTGGTGACGATCGCGCTGCCGCCGTTAGGGGAGCGGCGCGAGGACATCGTGCCGCTGTTCGAGCACTTCTTGCTGGACGCGGCGGTGCGTTACCAACGTCCCGCGCCGATTCTCACCGACCGGCAGCGCGCGAGTTTGATGCAGCGTGACTGGCCGGGCAATGTGCGGGAGCTGCGCAATGCCGCCGACCGCTTCGTGCTCGGCATCGCCGACGATCCCGTGATGTCGTTCGGCGACGAAGATGCAGCGGCGCAACCGCTCAAAGAGCGTGTCGAGCAATTCGAGCGGGCGGTGATCGCGGAGGCGTTGGAGCAGGTCGGCGGAGTGGTCGCGGTCGCGGCAGACAAGTTGCAGCTTGGGAAAGCGACGCTTTACGAGAAGATCAAACGATATGGCCTGGCGGCCAAAGGGGAAGGGGAGCGGTGA
- a CDS encoding ATP-binding protein translates to MKPAVARRHTAPSAEPPADGASPYATSPYATITDHHRSEFANVTRRLLILFALVAGLVAACGLTYSIAWQRGIDNLRHNAAVRVDRTASALKSTLERYESLPYLLAEHPIVQDVLVNPTPANVARANLYLEDLNLHARATVTYIIPLDGYCVAASNWHGPGSFIGAGYQFRPYFLDAIKGGVGRFFGIGTISQAPGYYISQPVRRAGEIVGVAVVKLDLEWFQGADASEPLVVTDDHGVIFLSSVPAWKYHTIRPLSGQVADSIYQARQYAQQPIAPLPVTIERTLEGNAQIVRIGGGRYAPRYLASRRGMGEPDWHLITMSPVDPVDADARNATIVTGFGYVSLVLLAFYWRMRRARVREVMRSRALLQKAYAELNRRVAERTADLSQANEQLQKEVAERTRAEQELRAAHDELIQASKLAALGQMAAGITHELNQPLAALRGFSDNTRVLLERGDQASARENLEAIAALTERMGKITNQLKLFVGRARPRNARAPIVRALRNVIALLQQRLQGVEVEFALLDAGTGTRTLLNLADDHPQLIANCDDLRLEQVLINLLGNALDATAGMTPPRISIEVEVADKTLSFAVRDNGPGIPEDVLPRLFEPFFTTKEMGQGLGLGLAISSSIARDCGGTLVARNASDGGALFVLTLRRVRVQTSQTSDPLTTGS, encoded by the coding sequence ATGAAGCCGGCGGTCGCGCGCCGGCACACCGCGCCGTCGGCCGAACCTCCCGCCGACGGCGCGTCGCCTTATGCCACCTCGCCTTATGCCACAATAACCGATCATCATCGATCGGAATTTGCCAACGTGACGCGCCGCCTGCTGATCCTCTTCGCGCTCGTCGCCGGGCTCGTGGCGGCGTGCGGGCTCACCTACAGCATTGCGTGGCAGCGTGGGATCGACAATTTACGGCACAACGCCGCGGTGCGCGTCGATCGCACTGCCAGCGCGCTGAAGAGCACGCTGGAGCGCTACGAGTCGCTGCCTTATCTGCTTGCCGAACATCCGATCGTGCAGGACGTGCTGGTCAATCCCACGCCAGCCAACGTCGCGCGCGCCAATCTGTACCTCGAAGACCTCAACCTCCACGCGCGGGCCACGGTCACCTACATCATTCCTCTTGACGGCTATTGCGTCGCCGCGAGCAACTGGCACGGGCCGGGCAGCTTCATCGGCGCGGGCTATCAATTCCGGCCGTATTTTCTCGATGCGATCAAGGGCGGCGTGGGCCGCTTCTTCGGCATCGGTACGATCTCGCAGGCGCCGGGCTACTACATCTCGCAGCCGGTGCGGCGCGCGGGCGAGATCGTCGGCGTGGCGGTGGTCAAACTCGATCTCGAATGGTTTCAGGGCGCGGATGCGTCCGAGCCGCTCGTCGTCACCGACGATCACGGCGTGATCTTTCTGTCGTCGGTGCCGGCGTGGAAATATCACACGATACGGCCGCTGTCCGGACAAGTGGCCGACTCGATTTATCAGGCGCGTCAGTATGCGCAGCAGCCGATCGCGCCGCTGCCGGTGACGATCGAGCGCACGCTCGAAGGTAATGCGCAGATCGTGCGCATCGGGGGTGGCCGCTATGCGCCACGCTATCTCGCGTCGCGGCGTGGCATGGGTGAACCCGACTGGCATTTGATCACAATGTCGCCAGTCGATCCGGTCGACGCCGACGCGCGCAACGCGACTATCGTTACCGGATTCGGTTATGTATCGCTGGTGCTGCTCGCGTTCTACTGGAGAATGCGCCGCGCCCGCGTGCGCGAGGTCATGCGCAGCCGTGCGCTGCTGCAGAAAGCCTACGCGGAGTTGAACCGGCGTGTGGCTGAGCGCACCGCGGATCTGTCGCAGGCGAACGAGCAGTTGCAGAAGGAGGTGGCCGAACGCACGCGTGCCGAGCAGGAGCTGCGCGCCGCGCACGATGAGCTGATTCAGGCCAGCAAGCTCGCCGCGCTCGGTCAGATGGCGGCCGGCATCACGCACGAATTGAATCAACCGCTCGCGGCGTTGCGCGGTTTCTCGGACAATACGCGCGTGCTGCTCGAACGCGGCGATCAGGCGTCGGCGCGCGAAAATCTCGAGGCGATCGCGGCGCTCACCGAGCGCATGGGCAAGATCACCAATCAGTTGAAGCTGTTCGTCGGCCGGGCACGGCCCCGCAATGCGCGCGCGCCGATCGTGCGGGCGTTGCGCAACGTCATCGCGCTGCTGCAACAGCGTTTGCAGGGCGTCGAAGTCGAGTTCGCTTTGCTCGATGCCGGGACCGGCACGCGCACGCTTTTGAATCTCGCCGACGATCACCCGCAGCTGATCGCGAATTGCGACGATCTGCGGCTCGAGCAGGTGCTGATCAACCTGCTCGGCAACGCGCTCGACGCAACGGCAGGCATGACGCCGCCGCGCATTTCGATAGAGGTCGAAGTCGCGGATAAGACCTTGTCGTTCGCCGTGCGCGACAACGGTCCAGGCATCCCCGAAGACGTGCTGCCGCGCCTGTTCGAACCGTTCTTCACGACCAAGGAAATGGGCCAGGGGCTTGGGCTGGGCCTTGCGATTTCATCGTCGATTGCGCGCGATTGCGGCGGCACGCTGGTCGCGCGCAATGCGTCCGACGGCGGTGCACTATTCGTGTTGACGCTGCGCCGCGTGCGCGTGCAGACGAGTCAAACATCGGACCCGCTCACGACGGGTTCCTGA